The Dromaius novaehollandiae isolate bDroNov1 chromosome 27, bDroNov1.hap1, whole genome shotgun sequence genome contains the following window.
agcatcAGAGATGGTTTCTAGCAGGGAGCCAGGGTGTTAAGTAAGTGCTGGCGCTTGCATTAGACCTGCCTTAGACAGGAGAGAAAATTTAGCCAAGGCTGAGCTTAGCCCATCAGATCCCAGGTCTTGCTCTTGGGAGCAGCAGGGGAGGTCCAGGTGCTCTCACTTCTCTCCCCCTGCGAAAGCTGCTCCCTCGCAGAGCCGAGGAGACGCAAGTGCGGGAGGCGGGATGTGGGAAATGCTGATTTATCCTCGCTGACTCCCTGAGCTCAGACAGTCCGAGCATGCAATAAAGAAAGATATCAGCTAAAAGCTTCGAAACATTAATCGGAGCTGGGGGGGGACACGCATGCCATGGTTCGGTTTATGGCCAGGGATATGTCTATCTCGGAGTGCCATCTCCTGGCTGCCGTGCCGAGCCTGTACTGCTGCCCACGGCGGGATCCCGCAAAGATTGGATAGATTTTTTCCCAGATTGTCCGACGCATCCGCTGCCCCTGGCAGGgtgggctccccgcggccgcccgccccatCCGGAcaggctctgcaccctcctctcCATTCCCCAGGTGGGCAGCTCGCTTGTTTTTCTCCCCAGTCAGTTCACCAATTTAAGAATTTAATCAGATGAAACATCTTAATTTCTCCAAGAAATTGCTAACTTCGCTGCAATGTTAATAAATCCAATTTCTCAAGATTAAATGTGTTTAATTAAGGTCTGAGCAGCTCATTCCCCACCTCGTGGGGGATGCAGGGACTCAGTCCGGCTGAGGCAGAAAGCTGCACCCAAAAGTGGGCGAGATGCGAGGGCAGCACCTAAAATCAGAGCAAGCCTCACACCTGGCCATGGGTTTTAACTTGCTCCATAGATTTTTGGACAAAGCCAAGAGGTTTCTTTACCTTCTCCATAAAATTTCCAGGGGCCATTCAGCCGTATGCCTGCTTGCTAGAGGACATGAGTGATCTGCTCGTTAAGGCTTGACTCAAGAACCATGCAGTTAAGAACAGCCTTTTATTGATTTCATTGAGCTTTGGGTCTATTTGGGGAGGATATAAAGCTGCTGATTGTGCCAGAAATGTGTTTTCTGGTAGGTTTTTATCAAGCACTACTTGAGAGTTGACGCTGGGGATTCATTCAGATTTCCTCCTGTTCACGTCAGGGTAAATCAGAAGTTCGCTATTGTGTTTGAGGAGGATTCATGCCTCTGGCCTCGTCGCCCGTAACAAAAATCAGGGCTACAGGGCCGCTGCCCTGGGGACAAGCTTTAGCCGCTTGATCTCATGCTACAGACAGCAGCAGGTCCTGCTTAAGGCTGAAACTGGAGCAACCACCGCATGGGTTTGCAGGTGGAAACCAGCCCCGACCACCAGCAAGGCCGCTCCAGATGTGCAGCCTGCGCCCCAGCTGTGCTGCAAATACGCTGGGTCCTATTACATGGCACAGCCCTGTTCTCAGCAAGGTTATGTGCCGAGGCCAGCACAATACTCTGGGGTGGCCGCACGCAGGGGTGCTCTGAGGCCAGACCCAGGCCCCAGAAGTCCCAGACCTTGCAGAGGTGACGCCAACAGACCTGggtggcagcagggctgcagccagcgagAGCCCTCGGCAGGCGGATCTGGAGCACGAAGCCTTATAGTTTCTCACATCACAACCCGCACGCACGATTGCTGCTCATGGACTCAGTCCTGCTGTGCATGGAGCTGCACAGCACCAAGAACAAAAAGCTGGACCTGAATAAACAGGCTTTTCTGCATGCCACACTTTGAAGCATCTATTCTTTTATTTGAGAATAAAGCTTACAAGTTAATAAGATTCAGGTTGTTCAtccttccttccatccatccattcttccatccatccctccttccatccatccctccagGTACCCCCTATCTCAGGCCCTGCTTTGCTACGGGAGCAGGAGCAGTGAAAATTTCAGAGAATTTCCATACCAAGCAGGCTGAATATTTTCCAACCCAAACCTATTTGCCAGGGTTTCTCATGACCAGTTCCCAAGGGATAAACACCAAAAGTGCTTCAGCTTTGATAGATGGGGAGTGAAGACTGGGGAGGGGagttctaaaaaaaataaaagaatgtaaaAAGTTCAATAGTTTCTagagggagaggtggaaaaggaTAAAGAAcctgctaggaaaaaaaatagcgGTGTGTAGGCATGCAGGAGTGTAATGAGGAGTGAGTGGCACAGAGCTGGGGGAGTCTCAGCCCCGCCGCTCTccagctgtgcccagctgtgCCTTCCACCTCCTCCAGCTGTCCCGCAGAGGGATGGGGATGCTGAGGCCTCTCCCATGCTGGAACAAGGTGGGAAGGAGGTTAAATAGCTCCCGCGGCTCCTCCTGTCCAGGATGACGGTTGCTGGGGATGGGGTGAGGAAGAGGACGGTGGTAGGGACTGGGAGAACCCGGAGGAAACCAGGCGACAGGGAGGATCGTCCCGGCGTCCAAACCTCTCCTGTGGGCACTGTGCTGATGTCCCCATCCATCTCCCCGGGGTGCAAAAGGCCtcgtcgcagggagaccatccaCACAAAGAAAAACGCAAACCGAAAATCCTGCAGCAGAGCCGGCAGGAGCTTTGCAGCAGAACTGGCGGGAGCACAGGATTTCTGCTACAGGGAAAATCCCAGCATGCTCAAATTCACACTTTCCATCAGaccaggaattaaaaaaaaaaaaaaaaaagccatctttcACAGCTCCTTTCTGAATCAAATTGCAAACCATTGTGAACAAGACGTGCTGGCACATTGCGTAATGAAAATGTCAAACCTTTAGGAGATGAGACATCAAATGTAACAGATGTGGGATATAAAAGCGGATGTGTAGACACTGCATGAGAAACTGTGATTTTAATGTAAGCAGAAACATCAAAAAAGCCAACTGAAACAGTGAAGCTggaacaaaatgtttttgttggagGAAAAACCTGCTGGCattggaggaagagaaagagaagggcaagatgatctgtttctgttttctcccatCAAAAACGTCCATGGGAATTTGCACGTTTCGGAGAAAACAGAAGAGCCTTTTGCAAGGGAGAGCTGAGCTGTCACGAAACGTCAGTGTACATTACTCTGCACCCCACTTGCAGGAACAGAAGTGGCAATAAAAGGCACAAGGTCACAGAGACTCGTCTCCAAGGGCTTTTGTACCCCTGAGTCAAACATCCATTTGTTTTAGGAAAAATTCACCTTCCCTCACTCAGAGCCCAGCTCTTCCATCAGAAACCCCGGTGGATATTGGGCCACGGTGCCCCGGACCCATCTTGGTGGCTGTACCATCCTGGCAGGTCTCCATCCCTCTCTTCCTGATCCCCCCAACCAGCAGCTCGGCCCCATCCGGCACTGCCCGCCCTGCTGTGCCGACCGGGAACTCATCCAGCTGCAAAAATaactttggaatatttttttgccggcttatttttcagccagatcagtcCCAGATCTGGGAACTGCTCAGATCTCCAGATCCAGAGTGGCAGGTGGGGAGGAAATATTTGAGATGGATTAAGCAGATCTGCCAGCAAAATCATAACCAATGGTTTTCAAAAAGCAGGGAGCTGGGCTCATCTTCACCTCTAGACAGATGAGTGGCCCTGGGcaaatcatttcatttctttttggcTGTGTTTCCCCTGCTGTAACTGGGCGAAATCTCTATATATGCTCCAGTGGGGAATTTCGCTCTGATGCCATGACTAGAGAAGCTAAATGTCAAGCAGATGAGCATCAAATAATAAACAACAGACTGATGGGCAGGGAAGAGAGATAAGAAAGATGGTATTTATTTGAACAGCCACAGGAAATCAGAGATTGAAAAatgtctacaaaaaaaaaaaaaaaaaaaaaaaagcagcagcacatttggttaaaaaaaattacagcgtGCAGATGTTTTATACCTCAGGTGGCAAATCCCATCCGATAGCGCCTAGTCCTGTCACAGCCACGACCATCATTTTTTGGCCTTGTCTCGAGGGTAAGCCCCGTTGGTTTTGTTCAGCGACTCCATGCTGCCGGCTCCCGTCACCACGCTCGTGAGTATTCGCTCCACCTCCCCGGGCAGAATTTGTTTCTCCTCGTTCTCTGTCTCCCTGTGGTAGAAATAGTTGAAGTTCGAGACGATGACGGGGACGGGAAGCGCAATGGTCAATACCCCTGCGATAGCGCATAGAGTGCCCACGATCTTCCCACCCAAGGTGGTCGGGCACATGTCTCCGTAGCCGACGGTCGTCATCGTGACCACGGCCCACCAGAACCCATCGGGGATGCTGGAGAAATGGGACTGCGGCTCATCCACTTCTGCAAAGTAGATGGCGCTGGAGAAGAGGATGACGCcgatgaagaggaagaagatgagcAAGCCCAGCTCCCGCATGCTGGCCTTGAGGGTCTGCCCCAGGATCTGAAGCCCCTTGGAGTGCCGGGAGAGCTTGAAGATGCGGAAGACCCTGACCAGGCGGATGATCCGCAGGATGGCTAAGGACATATTCTGCTGCCCGTTGAGTTCACTCTGCTGGATCAGCTCGGTGGTGAGTGTCACAaagtaggggatgatggacacaATGTCAATGATGTTCATGATGTTCCTGAAGAACTCGGTCTTGCTGGGGCACACAATGAACCGGACGAAGAGCTCGAAGGAAAACCAGACAATGCAGGCAGTCTCTATGACGAAGAAAGGGTCTGTGAAGGTGCTGTGGGCTAGCAAGGCGTCCGTCGCATTCCTAGCGATCTCCTTAGGGGACCTAAACTCCCGTTCTTCCCTGAACTCCGGCAAGGTCTCCATGCAGAAGATGATGATGGAGATGACAATGACCAGGACAGAGACCAAAGCTACACCCCTGGCCGCACTGGAGCTTTCAGGGTACTCGAAGAGCAGCCAGAATTGCCTATGAAAGTCATTGGTTGGTAAGAGAGTCTCAGGGTCCTTGATGAACCCTTCATCCTCCCTGAACTGGTCCATGGCTTCATCACCCAGCTCGTAGAAGGTGATTTCATCAGCAAAGACATCGATGGGGACATTGGCTGGGCGCCGGATTTTCCCACCGGACTGGTAATAGTACAGGATCCCATCAAAACTGGGCCTGTTCCTATCGAAGAAATATTCATTCCTCATGGAGTCAAAGTAACGCATCCTCTTTTCTGGGTCCCCAAGTAAGGTCTCGGGAAACTGGTTGAGGGTCTTGAGCCGCGTCTCGAACCTCAGCCCAGCGATGTTGATGATGACGCGCTGATCCCCCTCATCCATGCCCACCCGCTCCCCCACCAGGTGCTCGCTGAACTCGGTGGAGAACCTGGAGAAGATGGTCTCATTGTTGGCGTTCTCGCTGTTGATGAGGATTCTCCAGTTGGAGAGGAGGTTGGCGCAGCTGGGATGGCCTTTCCGTGACTGGCCAGCGGGGCTGAGGTCGTTTGAATAACAGGGATCCTCCACGATCTGATCAGCATTGTCAAAACTGACTAGTGCCACCTCCATCTCCTTCCAACTGGACACGTCCATCATACACTAATCAGATTAGCGGCATAAATCCCCGGGTTGGATACCAGCGGCTTGCGTCTTTCCCACGCTATGAGGATCTGCAAGCAAACAGACAAGGAGACAGAGATGAACCGTGCATGTGGCTCGTTTTTCctcaattaaaaagaataaaatggatCTCAGGTCAGAAAAACCTGTACTTTTAACGAAAAAGCTAATTTCATTGACTGGCAAAAGCAGCAGACTTCCAGCCTGCCTTTCAGCTCAGGATCCTGCAGGCCCTTTATATGGCATCATTATTACCGGTAAACTTCTCAATACTGTCTACAGCAACCAAGGATAAAAGGGTAGGTAGGTGGTAGCAACGGTGGGGACGAATGCAGATGTCCCACCtggcctgtccccagccctgcaaTACCAGGGGCCATTTTCAGAGACTCCCAGGATCATACACTAAATCACAGGCTGCGAGGTCCAGCATTTGGAGCGGAATTCAGAGGTATTGAACATCCTCCAGAGCTCTCCTAGGACTCCTTCACAGTAGATCTGATGGTCTCAGGTCACTCCAAGAGCCTGGAAAGAATCTCACGGATGGTGACGTGAATCCCTCTGGTGTCATCACCACTGCAAAAGGTGCCGAGCACCCAAAATACCCCGGGTGCTCATCACCCTAACACACTGCTGCCATCTTACTCAACCTGACAGCAAAGTCGGAGCAGAGCCCAGGGCCCAGGCCAAGTTACAGAGCTGGGAAATTACCTGTCATGCTTTGGGAGAAGTGCCAAGAGAAATTAGAGGTTAACGGGGAATGGTTCTGGGGTGATTTGCCCAGCAAAATGCACCTTTCCGGCGAACTCAGACTCCTGATCTATTGCGAGGTCTCCAACACCTCTGCCCTGCCACACTTTcccctgaaaatatattttctggataggaaaaaatgcagaaggaCACGCAGAAGTGCTCGTTCCTACACGTGAACGCTAATCACCAAGGGCAAGCTGGCGTTCTTAGCCGGCAAAGTTCAGAAAGAGGGACTGAAAAACACAAATGCCCTGAATTGCCGAGAATAGCAATGCAATTTAGGCCACGTCTGTGTGGAAAAGCAGGGGCTGCTCTCCACGGTGGCCTTAACCACTTCGCAGCACCACCAGACCACGGAGGGGATGGGGCTGGCCCCGATGTGGGGACGCAGCTCAGGCCAAAGAGACATCAGGTCATCATCTGCCCCTTTCCCAATGTGGGGAGCGCACGGCCCTGGAGAAGACCTGGTGAGGCACCACGGAAGCCATGCCCACTGCCAGAGGCTCTTGAAATCGCTGCCAACCTCCCAAATCTCCATATTTAACCAAAGTTGgagctctgaaatttttcttctctgtttccccACCCATGCCAACAAACTGCTGTCAAAGTTGGATAGGGCCAAGCTAGAAACAGCACTTTGCCCAAATCTGTTGCAAAAGTAGATGTTAATATCCTGGCTTGAAGGTGAATCCTTCTTCTGATACCATTACAACCTAAGAAAGCAAATTGTCCTAGAGGTGCCCACACCCAGGTGAGAGCTCAACCTTTCTCTTTACTCAGCAAAATCATGAGATGCTGGATTTGGGGACATGAGCCAAAGCAACCTCCCTTAAAGCTCATGTTTCCTTTGCTTTGGTATCCTTATGACTCCATCTCCTTGGAGTTGCTTCTGGCTCTGTTTTTGTGCCAGTTTGTCCATGGAGATGACCATTTTGGAAGCAGAGAAGTGAGCTGGGAGGGAAGTTTGGGGCAACACAGCAGAAATCACGCCTGGAGAAAGCAACAGCGGGGTTTTGCCCCCCAAGGAGCCTGCTGCGATGATGAGCCCCGTGTCCCCTGAGCCGACCTTCTCCATCCCCAGCCCCTGCTCGGCAAAGCAAGGCCAGAAGGGCTGGGGTGAAAGCACACATGTCCCCTTGCAGTATCAGAAACCGGGTAGAGGGGGAAGAGGTGCTGCTATCAGCCAGGTCCAAACAAAGCTCTTCTGATCTTTCTAGGGAAAAACAGgtgttaaagaagaaagaaagaagaaaaagcgtATATTCATTTCATGCTGCGGCCTGAGACTGGCTTAAGCAGCCTGTGAAATCGCCTCCTTGATCAGCACCACGAGATGATCTTGGTATTTTAAGCATTAAGTGTGCTTTGCTCTTAATGCTGCTCGCTGGCACCGCGTGCGAGAAGATTCGCGAGCGCTGATTAAAACAGGCTGGCGGCAGCGTGGGCAAGCTCGAGAGCTTGGCTTTGGTCTGGAGCCGCTGGAAATGACCACGTTTCCCCTAAAATATGTTTCTGCACCCTTCCCCATGCGGGGCTGGGTCTTTCTTTTGGGATCGCCCAGGTATCCAAACCTCGCAGACCGCCCCGTCTGCCTCGTTTTACATGTAGCCTAAAACGAAGGGAGCTTCCCAAAGCCGCAACGCGATCTCCCGAAGCCAAACGGAGCCGCCGCACCGCCTGCTCCGGGCTTGGAGGTCTGAACTAGAAAGTCGGCTCggtattttttcctcctaaatcaCCTAACATCTGCTTCGCAGAATCTGATTAACTAATACCCTTTATCTGAAATCCCTGGCTgcggagaggggggaaaaaagcgaGGGAAAGGGAAGGCGAAAGAGAGGAAGGTCATTTTGAGAAACATTTGGGTTTTTCCTAGCTCGTTACGCTGCAAATTAGTAAATCAGTGCCACCTTCATCCCGGTCCCAGCGCGGCAGCGGGAACTCGCAGCCCGGATGCTCCTGCCTCCCGCCGGGGCTAACCCCGGCGATGCCTAGCGGTGTTGAGGGCCGAGAGCTCTCGCCCAGGTCTCCCTGGAAAACCGGAGGAGCCGAGCCGCTTCCCCGCCACGGCGAGACCTCGGGTGACCTCTCCCATCGCCCACGTCCCGCGTCCCGCCAGGTCACCTACGGGACTTACCCGCACGGGGCGAGGAGGTGCCGGCGCGCTCTGCATCTGGGGAGAGAATTATTAAATACACataggggtggggggggagtcCAGCTGTACCCTTGGAAGTCCCCTGGGATAAAGCAGCCAAAGTCATTTAAAAGCCTCGCCGCTATTTGGTTCACGGTATAACCCGCAGCCCGGCGAGCGGGCGGTTTTGGCAGCACCCGGCAAGGTTCAGAGCCTCGGCCCCTCCATCGCCCTGGGGAAAAGCACCCGGCCAGCCCTAAAAGATTTGCATCataaggcttttatttatttattttattgataaCCGTGCTAACGGGGTGGAAAAGAGGAGGGGGGACCCCGAGGGCCGGGCTGGAGCATCCCCATCAGCCCGCTGCCCACCTACCTCTCGCCCGCGGCCGCGGGAACGGCGGGCTCCTTCCCGGGCGGCCCGTCCGCACCGGCGGCGAGGTGGCCACGGCGGCTCGGCCACGCCGGACATCTTAGTCCCCTCGCCGGGCCGCGGAGGCCGGGATGACGCCCGACGAGCGGCAACGCGCTCCCGCCCGGCGCCTGGCTGCCCGCCGGCCTTTGGCTCGTGCCCCAGCGCCGCAGGGCTTATATCTGacgttaataaataaataaaccctgAGCCGCCCCGCCGAGTGGGACCGGGCGGCTTCGCATCAGTTGCTGAAATGGCTGGActtctgcttgcttgctttttttttttttggattttttcctcccctccatttattttttgctttctttgcttttaggaGCCGGGCAGGTGGCCAGGGCTCGATGCATGGGGTGGGAAGCAGGGGGGTCCTGCAGCAGCCTTCGCCCAGGCaccccccatcctcctcctcctcctccctgctttgGGAAAGCGGAGGCAGCGCCGGCACATTTCTGCCCGGGCACCGCAGCCTGGATTCCTCCACGCTGACGCTCCTTTGCTCCTGAGGGATCCGTCACCTAAATTCCCCCCTGCTCCAGCTTCCTTTTCTGTCCTCGGAGCCATTTCGTCCCCTCCACATCGTTAATGAGAGCATTAAGCCACCCCGTCccggaggagccccagggccgGGCGCGAGATCTCACGCTTGGCTCCCGGCACCTGCGGCCATGGCCGGTGATGGAAGCGGCATACGGGGTTAACGGATGCTCCCAGGACCTAAATCCCTTTTGGCCGCCTTCAAACCCATCCCGTCCTGCAGGGAAATGGTGCTTTGGGGTGAGCACTGCCcttctttgggtttattttttctgcctttggttAAACCTTGCGGGCGTCCTGCACCCACGCTCACCTCTAAGTGAGGACATGGGACCGCTGCCCGGTTGCTCCGCACGCACAGCTCTGGCATTGAgcggaaggaaaaaaataaaacaaatcccgTAGCCTGCCTGCGCCGGCTGCAAAGAGCTACCGGGAAGCACAGGAACatgcgcctcgtccagccgcccGGTGCTCGGGGACGTTTTGCAGCAGGTCCCCGTCTACTCTAGGGCAGGTCCCGTGTCACCGCATCTCCACCAAGCTGAGTCCTGCACGGACAGTGCAGAGCACTGACCAGCTCGTTGCACCGACTGCCCCTGCGCGCTGACCGGGGGCAAATTGCAAGGGGGAGGCATCGTGCAGACCTCATTCTCCAGCAAGGGTGCCTTAGGGGACTTCTTTCCCCAATTCTTGGGCAGACACGAGCCTCGGCCCACAGGCCAATCCCCTGCAGCGACGAGCCCCTGCTAAGTCCCCTCTTTCTTAGCAAAACTAATTAACTCAGGCTCAGCGACACTGCAGCCACCCGGCTCCTGGATCGCGGCCAGTTTGGGTCCAGACCGGCCCCGGGCCggtgcccccgggcagcagcgtcGCTCCAGGCTCCGGCTGCTGAAGATATCGGGGTGAATCTGCCTCATTTCACAGCTCTGCAAGAAGCTGCCCCAGCTGAGCACCGTGCCCAGCACATGCCGTATCGGCTAGATTTGCTGTTTTGGCTTTTAAACCTTGGCAGAGATTTGCAGCGGTGAGCACAGCCCAAACTTTTCAACCCCCTGGGCCGATCGCTCAGGAGCCCGGCCGGCTGCTCCGAGAGGGCGCCAGGACCCAGCGCTGCGGGAAGCCCGGGGTCGGGCAGCCCCCACACGAAGCCCTGGGGCTTGATCCGAGGAAAGACCCAGAGAAAGCTGGCAAATGCCACTCCTAAGCTCAAGACTTCAGCAAATTCAAGCTTAAAGCAAAGGTTTGCAGGCGCAAACTCACTCAATCGCACGTCCAGCCCGGATGCGGCGAGGACGAGGTGCAAAGAGACCCTCCGGCTCCCCGGGGAGGCTCAGGGAAGTGGCAGGAGAAGGGTCCCCGGCCGGGTGCACCAGCCCCCTTTAATCCCTCTCAGCTTGCAtcctttattctgattttttcccccatattttcatatatatataaaaaaatcagattaa
Protein-coding sequences here:
- the KCNA10 gene encoding potassium voltage-gated channel subfamily A member 10; translated protein: MMDVSSWKEMEVALVSFDNADQIVEDPCYSNDLSPAGQSRKGHPSCANLLSNWRILINSENANNETIFSRFSTEFSEHLVGERVGMDEGDQRVIINIAGLRFETRLKTLNQFPETLLGDPEKRMRYFDSMRNEYFFDRNRPSFDGILYYYQSGGKIRRPANVPIDVFADEITFYELGDEAMDQFREDEGFIKDPETLLPTNDFHRQFWLLFEYPESSSAARGVALVSVLVIVISIIIFCMETLPEFREEREFRSPKEIARNATDALLAHSTFTDPFFVIETACIVWFSFELFVRFIVCPSKTEFFRNIMNIIDIVSIIPYFVTLTTELIQQSELNGQQNMSLAILRIIRLVRVFRIFKLSRHSKGLQILGQTLKASMRELGLLIFFLFIGVILFSSAIYFAEVDEPQSHFSSIPDGFWWAVVTMTTVGYGDMCPTTLGGKIVGTLCAIAGVLTIALPVPVIVSNFNYFYHRETENEEKQILPGEVERILTSVVTGAGSMESLNKTNGAYPRDKAKK